One Quadrisphaera setariae DNA segment encodes these proteins:
- a CDS encoding DUF2200 family protein — MPGHRIFATALADVHPLCVARAERKGRTRAEVDDAVRWLTGTTTASGGRQAGRRVLRM, encoded by the coding sequence GTGCCCGGTCACCGCATCTTCGCCACAGCGCTCGCCGACGTCCACCCCCTCTGCGTGGCGAGGGCCGAGCGCAAGGGCCGCACGCGCGCCGAGGTCGACGATGCCGTCCGCTGGCTCACCGGTACGACGACGGCCTCGGGTGGGCGTCAGGCGGGGCGACGGGTGCTGAGGATGTGA
- a CDS encoding alpha/beta fold hydrolase yields the protein MEAYERSGLHFDVTDVGPDLPGAPAALCLHGFPQDRSAFDDVAHRLAGRGVRVLAPDQRGYSPGARPRGRRAYALPELVADAVALLDAAGVHRAHVVGHDWGGVVAWALAAWHPERVASLTALSQAHPAAMGAAVRTSSQGLRSWYVAAFQLPVLPELVLLRRGVLERLLVRSELPEHLARRYAERAAEPGRLSAAIGWYRALPLGGRSVGRVVVPVTYLHGWRDPFYAPATVLGTAGHVGGPYGRRTLDTGHWVPEQEPGAVVDAVLAHVATEVADAG from the coding sequence GTGGAGGCGTACGAGCGGTCGGGTCTGCACTTCGACGTCACCGACGTCGGCCCCGACCTGCCCGGCGCCCCGGCAGCGCTCTGCCTGCACGGCTTCCCGCAGGACCGGTCCGCCTTCGACGACGTGGCCCACCGCCTCGCCGGGCGCGGCGTGCGGGTGCTCGCGCCGGACCAGCGCGGGTACTCCCCCGGTGCGCGCCCCCGGGGACGGCGCGCCTACGCGCTGCCGGAGCTGGTCGCCGACGCCGTCGCCCTGCTCGACGCCGCGGGCGTGCATCGCGCCCACGTGGTCGGCCACGACTGGGGCGGGGTCGTCGCCTGGGCGCTGGCCGCCTGGCACCCGGAGCGGGTGGCGTCCCTGACGGCGCTGTCCCAGGCGCACCCCGCCGCCATGGGGGCGGCGGTGAGGACGTCGTCGCAGGGCCTGCGCTCCTGGTACGTGGCCGCCTTCCAGCTGCCGGTGCTCCCAGAGCTGGTGCTGCTGCGCCGTGGGGTACTGGAGCGGCTGCTCGTGAGGTCGGAGCTGCCCGAGCACCTCGCGCGGCGGTACGCCGAGCGCGCTGCCGAGCCCGGCCGGCTGTCGGCGGCGATCGGCTGGTACCGGGCGCTGCCGCTGGGCGGGCGGTCGGTCGGCCGGGTCGTCGTCCCCGTCACCTACCTGCACGGGTGGCGCGACCCGTTCTACGCACCGGCCACCGTGCTCGGCACCGCCGGCCACGTGGGGGGCCCCTACGGGCGGCGCACGCTGGACACCGGCCACTGGGTGCCGGAGCAGGAGCCCGGTGCGGTGGTGGACGCTGTCCTGGCCCACGTCGCGACCGAGGTGGCGGACGCAGGCTGA
- a CDS encoding dihydrofolate reductase family protein, translating to MRRVVVYQLLSLDGVAESPDRFFAWDDVLDANLADVISTQDVVLLGRRSYDEWAPYWPTSDVEPFATFINGVTKHVVTSSPLEPAWTGATAVEGDPVAFVRTLKEADGGDVGVHASTTLARALLAAGVVDVLRLVVAPAIAGSGGRLLDGLTGVRLELLRSEASPTGCLVLDYRTSPA from the coding sequence GTGCGCAGGGTCGTCGTGTACCAGCTGCTGTCGCTCGACGGCGTCGCGGAGTCGCCGGACCGCTTCTTCGCGTGGGACGACGTTCTCGACGCGAACCTCGCCGACGTCATCTCCACCCAGGACGTCGTGCTGCTCGGGCGCCGCTCCTACGACGAGTGGGCGCCGTACTGGCCCACGAGCGACGTGGAGCCCTTCGCGACCTTCATCAACGGCGTCACCAAGCACGTGGTCACCTCCTCACCGCTGGAGCCGGCGTGGACGGGCGCCACCGCCGTCGAGGGCGACCCGGTGGCCTTCGTGCGGACGCTGAAGGAGGCCGACGGCGGGGACGTCGGGGTCCACGCGAGCACCACGCTCGCCCGGGCGCTGCTCGCGGCCGGCGTCGTCGACGTCCTGCGCCTCGTGGTGGCACCGGCGATCGCGGGCAGCGGCGGGAGGCTGCTGGACGGCCTCACCGGCGTCCGGCTGGAGCTGCTGCGCAGCGAGGCCTCCCCCACGGGGTGCCTCGTCCTCGACTACCGCACCTCCCCCGCCTGA
- a CDS encoding O-methyltransferase, translating to MSAPGVPDVVLAAERRAVERSFAHSCCAPTGPLLAVLAAAVRPGGRVLELGTGVGVGTAWIASGLVGRDDVEVVTIELDEDLADLVRGTDLPVTVLTRDAVALLPGLGTFDLVFADALGGKWTGLDLTIAAVAPGGVLVVDDMDLGRYHSPEDRAAVTRVRETLLRHPQLVSAELADGTGHILSTRRPA from the coding sequence GTGAGCGCGCCAGGTGTCCCCGACGTCGTCCTCGCCGCCGAGCGCCGTGCCGTCGAGCGCTCCTTCGCCCACTCGTGCTGCGCGCCCACCGGCCCCCTGCTCGCAGTGCTCGCCGCGGCTGTGAGGCCCGGCGGGCGGGTGCTCGAACTGGGCACCGGGGTGGGGGTGGGCACGGCGTGGATCGCCTCGGGCCTGGTGGGCCGCGACGACGTCGAGGTGGTCACCATCGAGCTGGACGAGGACCTGGCGGACCTGGTGCGCGGCACCGACCTGCCGGTCACGGTGCTCACCAGAGACGCCGTCGCCCTGCTGCCGGGGCTGGGCACCTTCGACCTCGTCTTCGCCGACGCGCTCGGCGGCAAGTGGACGGGGCTGGACCTGACGATCGCCGCGGTCGCACCAGGCGGGGTGCTCGTGGTGGATGACATGGACCTGGGCCGCTACCACTCCCCCGAGGACCGCGCGGCGGTCACCCGCGTGCGCGAGACCCTGCTGAGACACCCGCAGCTCGTCAGCGCCGAGCTGGCCGACGGCACCGGTCACATCCTCAGCACCCGTCGCCCCGCCTGA
- a CDS encoding heme-degrading domain-containing protein encodes MSDLPVFSAADVAAQPALDLDSFSQDDAVDLGVLALEVVRERGANLAVRVELHGQTVFLAKTGTTDSGNEHWLAGKSRVVHRFGEPSLLVRRRHEEAGTPFDQRDDVDHDQLKAHGGSVPLRVAGQVVGTLTTSGEPDVVDHAVSSEAVRRFLARHQG; translated from the coding sequence ATGAGCGACCTCCCCGTCTTCTCCGCAGCCGATGTCGCCGCGCAGCCGGCGCTGGACCTGGACTCCTTCTCCCAGGACGACGCCGTTGACCTGGGCGTGCTGGCGCTGGAGGTGGTCCGCGAGCGCGGGGCCAACCTCGCCGTCCGCGTGGAGCTGCACGGACAGACGGTCTTCCTGGCCAAGACGGGCACCACCGACTCCGGCAACGAGCACTGGCTGGCGGGCAAGTCGCGCGTGGTGCACCGGTTCGGGGAGCCGTCCCTGCTGGTGCGGCGGCGCCACGAGGAGGCGGGCACCCCGTTCGACCAGCGCGACGACGTCGACCACGACCAGCTGAAGGCGCACGGCGGCTCGGTGCCACTGCGCGTGGCGGGCCAGGTGGTCGGCACGCTGACCACCTCGGGCGAGCCCGACGTGGTGGACCACGCGGTGTCGTCGGAGGCGGTCCGGCGCTTCCTCGCCCGCCACCAGGGCTGA
- a CDS encoding DUF4406 domain-containing protein: MSNDPTSPAPSRPLMVLIAGPYRSGTGDDPALMAANLERLEEAAWPVFAAGHVPVIGEWVALPVLRSAGATVFDPLAEQVLYPTAQRLLQHCDAVLRLPGASRGADQDVAIARERGLPVHHHVDELPVSGSTMAP, from the coding sequence ATGTCGAACGATCCCACGTCCCCCGCACCCTCCCGGCCGCTGATGGTGCTCATCGCCGGTCCGTACCGGTCTGGCACCGGAGACGACCCCGCCCTCATGGCCGCCAACCTCGAACGCCTCGAGGAGGCCGCCTGGCCCGTGTTCGCCGCAGGGCACGTGCCGGTGATCGGGGAGTGGGTGGCGCTGCCCGTGCTGCGCTCCGCCGGCGCCACGGTCTTCGACCCCCTCGCCGAGCAGGTCCTCTACCCGACGGCGCAGCGCCTGCTGCAGCACTGCGACGCCGTGCTGCGCCTCCCCGGCGCCTCGAGGGGCGCCGACCAGGACGTCGCCATCGCCCGCGAGCGCGGACTGCCGGTGCACCACCACGTCGACGAGCTGCCGGTGAGCGGGTCCACCATGGCCCCATGA
- a CDS encoding MgtC/SapB family protein: MLLAVGCGVLIGLERQWRSRTAGLRTNALVATGACAFVLLGQLAGQTGDPLQIAAYVVSGVGFLGGGVILRQGSSVQGLNTAATLWCSAAVGCLAAAGHAAAALAVTAVVIGVHLLLRPLGRLVDRAPTSGGDEQRAYRLELVVRRKHEGHLRAQVLQALSGGDARLRGLTSTASDDDASTTLTLELLVDGSETHQLNQLVERLSLEQGVRSVAWQEGSAGEPVDGDAG; this comes from the coding sequence ATGCTGCTCGCCGTCGGGTGCGGCGTCCTCATCGGCCTGGAACGGCAGTGGCGCTCCCGCACCGCGGGGCTGCGGACCAACGCCCTGGTGGCGACGGGCGCGTGCGCGTTCGTGCTCCTCGGGCAGCTGGCCGGCCAGACCGGGGATCCGCTGCAGATCGCGGCGTACGTCGTCTCGGGCGTGGGCTTCCTCGGCGGTGGCGTGATCCTGCGCCAGGGCTCGTCCGTCCAAGGCCTCAACACCGCAGCCACCCTGTGGTGCTCGGCGGCCGTCGGCTGCCTGGCGGCAGCGGGGCACGCCGCCGCGGCGCTGGCCGTGACAGCGGTGGTCATCGGCGTGCACCTGCTGCTGCGCCCGCTGGGTCGCCTGGTGGACAGGGCCCCCACCAGCGGCGGGGACGAGCAGCGCGCCTACCGGCTGGAGCTCGTGGTGCGCCGCAAGCACGAGGGGCACCTGCGGGCGCAGGTGCTGCAGGCGCTCAGCGGCGGCGACGCGCGGCTGCGGGGTCTGACGAGCACCGCCAGCGACGACGACGCCTCCACCACGCTGACGCTCGAGCTGCTCGTGGACGGCTCGGAGACCCACCAGCTCAACCAGCTGGTGGAGCGCCTCTCCCTGGAGCAGGGGGTGCGCTCGGTGGCCTGGCAGGAGGGCTCCGCCGGGGAGCCGGTGGACGGCGACGCGGGCTGA
- the yidD gene encoding membrane protein insertion efficiency factor YidD: protein MSDPTPAARLVDRAIAWYQVRLSPRKGYSCAHRVAHGGDSCSGAVRRCVAERGVSRSALPAALRLLACYRAVALLSPQQRVQGVCCCGPIPIPFGFGRR, encoded by the coding sequence ATGAGCGACCCCACTCCCGCCGCGCGACTCGTCGACCGGGCCATCGCCTGGTACCAGGTGCGGCTCTCGCCGCGGAAGGGGTACTCGTGCGCGCACCGCGTCGCCCACGGCGGCGACTCCTGCTCCGGGGCGGTGCGGCGCTGCGTGGCCGAGCGGGGCGTGTCCCGCTCGGCGCTGCCCGCCGCGCTGCGCCTGCTGGCGTGCTACCGGGCGGTGGCCCTGCTCAGTCCGCAGCAGCGCGTGCAGGGCGTGTGCTGCTGCGGCCCCATCCCCATCCCGTTCGGCTTCGGTCGGCGCTAG
- a CDS encoding DeoR/GlpR family DNA-binding transcription regulator, with product MLAAERRDLLLARLAADGKVVAKDVAAELGLSEDSVRRDLRELAAAGLCQRVYGGALPVSPALADYATRTSVSVDSKQRVAARAVELVAPGSTVILDGGTTALALARALPPGLACTVVTHSPTVAAALVEHPTAEVFVLGGRLFKHSAVACGAAAVEAARAISADLFFLGVTGVHPVEGLTTGDAEEAAMKRALADRAADTFVLASVEKVGAVSPFQVLPLERVAGVITDAPTGDALEALADRGVSVISAG from the coding sequence ATGCTCGCCGCTGAACGACGCGACCTCCTGCTGGCGCGCCTGGCCGCCGACGGCAAGGTCGTGGCCAAGGACGTCGCCGCAGAGCTGGGCCTGTCCGAGGACAGCGTCCGGCGCGACCTGCGCGAGCTCGCCGCGGCCGGGCTGTGCCAGCGCGTCTACGGCGGCGCGCTGCCCGTCTCCCCGGCCCTCGCCGACTACGCGACCCGCACGAGCGTGTCCGTGGACAGCAAGCAGCGGGTGGCGGCGCGGGCGGTCGAGCTCGTCGCTCCCGGCAGCACCGTCATCCTCGACGGCGGGACGACCGCGCTGGCGCTCGCACGGGCCCTGCCGCCGGGGCTGGCCTGCACCGTGGTCACCCACAGCCCCACCGTGGCCGCGGCGCTGGTCGAACACCCCACCGCCGAGGTGTTCGTGCTCGGCGGGCGACTCTTCAAGCACTCCGCCGTGGCCTGCGGGGCCGCCGCGGTGGAGGCCGCCCGTGCCATCTCCGCCGACCTGTTCTTCCTCGGGGTCACCGGCGTGCACCCCGTCGAGGGCCTCACCACCGGCGACGCCGAGGAGGCGGCCATGAAGCGGGCGCTCGCCGACCGCGCCGCCGACACCTTCGTCCTGGCCAGCGTGGAGAAGGTGGGAGCGGTCTCGCCGTTCCAGGTGCTGCCGCTGGAGCGGGTGGCCGGCGTCATCACCGACGCGCCGACCGGTGACGCGCTCGAGGCGCTGGCCGACCGGGGTGTCAGCGTCATCAGCGCGGGCTGA
- a CDS encoding substrate-binding domain-containing protein has product MSRTTVSFVLDGRTEARGISPATADRVRSAAAELGYAPHRTARLLRAGTSDLVVLAVPGTAPLSALTLRVVAEVTDLLSLADLHLVVRRTTLDRPFHRAWREVCPAAVIGLEVPAADLEEVRLAGVPAVSFDVSAFDEAIGTAQARHLLERGHTSLAYAAPAETHLAACSDRRLAAVRRACAAAGAPAPAVVTCRLDTSSATAAVGALAAHPGVSAVCAFDDEHALAVLEGVLHEGPFAVRAPTVLQRSTA; this is encoded by the coding sequence ATGTCCCGGACCACGGTGAGCTTCGTGCTCGACGGCAGGACGGAGGCGCGGGGCATCAGCCCGGCCACCGCCGACCGCGTGAGGTCGGCGGCCGCGGAGCTGGGCTACGCCCCCCACCGCACCGCCCGCCTGCTGCGCGCCGGCACCAGCGACCTGGTGGTCCTCGCCGTGCCGGGAACAGCACCCCTGAGCGCCCTGACCCTGCGGGTGGTCGCCGAGGTCACCGACCTGCTCTCGCTGGCGGACCTGCACCTGGTGGTCCGGCGCACCACTCTCGACCGCCCGTTCCACCGGGCGTGGCGGGAGGTGTGCCCCGCCGCCGTCATCGGCCTGGAGGTCCCTGCGGCAGACCTGGAGGAGGTCCGGCTCGCCGGCGTCCCGGCGGTGAGCTTCGACGTGTCCGCCTTCGACGAGGCCATCGGCACCGCCCAGGCCCGGCACCTGCTCGAGCGCGGCCACACGTCCCTGGCCTACGCGGCCCCCGCCGAGACCCACCTCGCAGCCTGCTCCGACCGCCGCCTGGCCGCCGTCCGGCGCGCCTGTGCGGCCGCCGGCGCTCCGGCACCCGCGGTGGTCACCTGCCGGCTCGACACGTCCAGCGCCACGGCCGCGGTCGGGGCGCTCGCCGCGCACCCCGGGGTCAGCGCCGTCTGCGCCTTCGACGACGAGCACGCGCTCGCCGTGCTCGAGGGGGTCTTGCACGAGGGACCGTTCGCGGTCCGCGCGCCGACGGTGCTGCAGCGCAGCACGGCCTAG